GCTGTTACGTAGCTAATCATAACCTCCTTACCGTCTATCCGTTTAACGATGCTTCCAGATTCTTGTTCCAATGTGATGGGAAACATCTGCGTAATCTTGGACTTGTCCCTGTCATATATAATATGGCCTTGTGAATCAACGATAAGCAGCTCTTGTTCAGTACCACCGCCCACGCTTGAGAATACTTCACTTAGGCCATTCAAGCTAATATCCATCCGGAATATACCCGCAGACTGATTTTTACTTACATCGATCAGGCTGCGAACAAAGGAAAAGCTAAGCTCCTCCCGCCCTTCAATGCTTCGCAAATAATAAGTAGGTATAAGAACGCCTTTACCTTCAGCTTCTAATGCCTCTTTATACCAGGACTCGTTTCGAAAATTCCCATAGTCTACTTGCTGACCTGATCCGTATCGGGAAAAAATATCGCCATTGGGATTGATAAAATAAGTACCGATGACATCCTGAAAAGGAACAAGGACGATATCCATCAATGCTTTATCAATCATCATTTTATCTTGATATTGTTCGAAGGCCGATTTACCACTCGGGAGTAAAGCTTTTTCGACACCGGAATCCATGGAAAAGGTTAAAGAAATGCGGTCCAATTCGTTGAAATAATGGTCCACATTTTTCCCAAGCTGATTCAATAATTCTAAACTGAAATCACTTGCTCTCTCCTTCATATTCGAGCTATAAGTTTGAAAGCCGAAGAACGTCACCACGAGCATCGGCATCAATATCATCAACGTATACATGAGAATGAGCTTCTTATCCAAGCTCCACTCTCTCAATCGAATGCGGCTTATTGGGATCCTCCTCCCTTGATGGTGGATTTATCCCAAGTGCTATCCATGTTATTCAGCATTTGATCGATCGTTAGTGCGTGTAGATACACGCCTTGAGCGGAATCCATTATTTCATTAACAACATCACCGCTCTGCTCCCACCAATTAGATAAATACTCCTTAGTGCGGCCGCTCATGATTGATCGTGAAATATCACTTAATTCCTTAGGCGAATCGCTCTTAGCTCCTTGCAAGGTAAGGAAAGATGCCTGACTTTTCGCCCACTGTCTAAGCGTTTGTTCCTGTGACCAGAAATCCAAATATTTGCGTGCTGCCTCCAGCTGATTTGTTTTGTTGTTAATCGTCCATGTTGTCCCGATGTTGACGGAAACAATTGCTTCCTCTCCGGGTGGGTTAGCAGGCATAGTGAACATACCAAGCTCGAAGTCTGGATTACCTTGTACTATTCCTGCCAATGTCCAGCTTCCGTTTATGAACATACCAGCTCGCCCTTCGACAAAATCCTTCTGCGCCTGATCCATGCTGACTTTTGTACTATTAGGAGTTAAGTAGCCATATCCATCCAAGCTGTACCACTTCTCTAATATTTCATTCCAGGTTCCGTTAAATTTGATTTCACGTGCATTCAATTTACGATCGAAGTCCTGGTCTTTAATTAATGATGAGCCTAGGGTGAATAGAGCCGCCAGCGTCATCCAACCATCGTTGTTCCCGATTGAAATCGGCGTTGTGCCACTCGACTTCAAAGCCGCGCAGACGGCTAAAAACTCCTCCCAATTTGAAGGCGCTTTCAATGATAGCTTTTCAAAAATATCTTTATTGTAATACACACCGAGTACGACCATATCATTAGGTATTCCATACACTTTGCCTTCATAAGATACAGATTCAAGTGCTGCTGTTGTGAAGGCACCTACCCAAGGCTCACCACTAAGATCTTTAATAAAACCTGCTTTAGCATATCCGCCAACTTCTCCTAGGCCCGGGTGGAGCATAATGACATCAGGTGCATCATTAACCGCGAATTTCCCCCTGATATACTTCGTGTATTGAGCGCCTGGCATTCCTTCGTAAATCACTTTGATCGTTGGATTTTCCTTCATGAATCTATCATTCAGCTCAGGAATCGCACCGATTTCAGACCCTGCTTTGAATCCAGCTACCCTAAGCTTTACAATCTCCTGAGGCAAAGGGGCTACTATCTGAGTTTTAGAGCCGCTGCAGCCTGTTATTAGCAGCACAAACCCGATCATAGAGACCAGTAAGACCATGTTTGTTTTTTTCATATGTCTCATCTCAATTTCCTTTTAATTGATAATCTACATTGAACGTGACTGTGCGATCGTACCTCTATTACAAGTTTACAACAGAACTAATTGGCAGTATATGTTCTTTTCTATTTAATGGGGTGTATATTTAACAACACAAAAAACTCTAGAACCGATTAGATTCTAGAGTCGTTAGTTGCATTGTTATGGTGCGCGTAGAGGGACTTGAACCCCCACGTCGTGAAACGCCAGATCCTAAGTCTGGTGCGTCTGCCAATTCCGCCATACGCGCGCATTTGAAAGTACATTTCTTAAAGATTATGGTGGAGGCTGACGGGATCGAACCGCCGACCCTCTGCTTGTAAGGCAGATGCTCTCCCAGCTGAGCTAAGCCTCCGAATAAAAATTCTAGAACCGATTAGATTCTAGAACCATTGGTTGCAGTGTTATGGTGCGCGTAGAGGGACTTGAACCCCCACGTCGTGAAACGCCAGATCCTAAGTCTGGTGCGTCTGCCAATTCCGCCATACGCGCGCATTTGAATATACATTCTGTCACTGCAATACAGAAGTGGTGAGCCATGAAGGACTCGAACCTTCGACACCCTGATTAAAAGTCAGGTGCTCTACCAGCTGAGCTAATGGCTCGAAAATGGCTGGGGATCAAGGATTCGAACCTTGGATGACGGAGTCAAAGTCCGTTGCCTTACCGCTTGGCTAATCCCCAACGGTAAGCCAAATCTTAAAGATTATGGTGGAGGCTGACGGGATCGAACCGCCGACCCTCTGCTTGTAAGGCAGATGCTCTCCCAGCTGAGCTAAGCCTCCGAAAATGGTGACCCCTAGGGGATTCGAACCCCTGTTACCTCCGTGAAAGGGAGGTGTCTTAACCGCTTGACCAAGGGGCCGTGTATGGTATTGGAAGTGGAGCTCTCAACCGGGATCGAACCGGTGACCTCATCCTTACCATGGATGCACTCTACCTACTGAGCTATGAGAGCATAGTCCCTACACCTTAACACAGCGATAAAGCAAAATGTAATTCCGGCCTGGCAACGTCCTACTCTCCCAGGACCCTGCGGTCCAAGTACCATTGGCGCTGGAGGGCTTAACGGTCGTGTTCGAGATGGGAACGCGTGGAACCCCTCCGCCATTATTACCAGACCAGTTGTGTCGACAACGTCGTCACAAATACATTCACAAAGCTTGCGCCTTGAAAACTGGATGCGAAACAAAGCAGGAAGAAGAGTGGTGGTCTTACATGTTACAGTTGTCTATTCGCTTAGGATAAGCCCTCGACCGATTAGTACTCGTCAGCTACACACGTTACCGCGCTTCCACCCCGAGCCTATCAACCTGGTGTTCTTCCAGGGGTCTTACGAATTGGGAAATCTCATCTTGAGGCAGGCTTCGCGCTTAGATGCTTTCAGCGCTTATCCCTTCCGCACTTGGCTACCCAGCGATGCTCCTGGCGGAACAACTGGTACACCAGCGGTGCGTCCATCCCGGTCCTCTCGTACTAAGGACAGCCCCTCTCAAATTTCCTACGCCCGCGACAGATAGGGACCGAACTGTCTCACGACGTTCTGAACCCAGCTCGCGTACCGCTTTAATGGGCGAACAGCCCAACCCTTGGGACCTACTTCAGCCCCAGGATGCGATGAGCCGACATCGAGGTGCCAAACCTCCCCGTCGATGTGGACTCTTGGGGAGATAAGCCTGTTATCCCCAGGGTAGCTTTTATCCGTTGAGCGATGGCCCTTCCATTCGGTACCACCGGATCACTAAGTCCGACTTTCGTCCCTGCTCGACTTGTAGGTCTCGCAGTCAAGCTCCCTTATGCCTTTGCACTCTGCGCGCGATTTCCAACCGCGCTGAGGGAACCTTAGAGCGCCTCCGTTACTCTTTAGGAGGCGACCGCCCCAGTCAAACTGTCCGCCTGACACGGTCCTCCTACCCGATAAGGGTAGTGAGTTAGAACTCCGATACGATCAGGGTGGTATCCCAACGGCGCCTCCAGTGAAGCTTGCGCTCCACCTTCAAAGGCTCCCACCTATCCTGTACAGACCGTACCAAAGTTCAATATCAAGCTACAGTAAAGCTCCATGGGGTCTTTCCGTCACGTCGCGGGTAACCTGCATCTTCACAGGTGCTAAAATTTCACCGGATCTCTCGTTGAGACAGCGCCCAAGTCGTTACGCCATTCGTGCGGGTCAGAATTTACCTGACAAGGAATTTCGCTACCTTAGGACCGTTATAGTTACGGCCGCCGTTTACTGGGGCTTCAATTCATAGCTTCGGGTTGCCCCTAACCACTCCTCTTAACCTTCCAGCACCGGGCAGGCGTCAGCCCGTATACTTCGCCTTACGGCTTCGCACAGACCTGTGTTTTTGCTAAACAGTCGCTTGGGCCTCTTCACTGCGGCCCCCTCGTGCTATTCACACTACCGGGGCACCCCTTCTCCCGAAGTTACGGGGTCATTTTGCCGAGTTCCTTAACGAGAGTTCTTCCGCGCGCCTTAGAATTCTCATCTCGCCCACCTGTGTCGGTTTGCGGTACGGGCACCTTCTCCTGGCTAGAGGCTTTTCTTGGCAGCGTGGGTACATGACCTTCGGTACTGTGATTTTCCCTCCCCATCACAGCTTGAGGTATTAGAGTGCGGATTTGCCTACACTCACCTCTTACTGCTTGGACAGACTATTCCATCAGTCTGCGTCGTTCTCCTCCTGCGTCCCCCCATTGCTCATAACGGATTACGGTGGTACAGGAATTTCAACCTGTTGTCCATCCACTACGCCTTTCGGCCTCGCGTTAGGTCCCGACTTACCCTGGGCGGACGAACCTACCCCAGGAACCCTTAGGCTTTCGGCGGACAGGATTCTCACCTGTCTTTTCGTTACTCATACCGGCATTCTCACTTCTATGCAGTCCACCAGTCCTTACGGTCTGACTTCTACCCGCATACAACGCTCCCCTACCCAAGACACCTAAGTGTCATGCCATAGCTTCGGTGGTGTGTTTAGCCCCGTTACATTTTCGGCGCAGAGTCACTCGACCAGTGAGCTATTACGCACTCTTTAAATGGTGGCTGCTTCTAAGCCAACATCCTGGTTGTCTTCGCAACTCCACATCCTTTCCCACTTAACACACACTTGGGGACCTTAGCTGATGATCTGGGCTCTTTCCCTCTTGACAACGGATCTTAGCACTCGCTGTCTGACTCCCGAGTATACATACATGGCATTCGGAGTTTGACTGGACTTGGTAACCCTTGGCGGGCCCCGCACCCAATCAGTGCTCTACCTCCACGATGCTTTACCTCGAGGCTAGCCCTAAAGCTATTTCGGGGAGAACCAGCTATCTCCGAGTTCGATTGGAATTTCTCCCCTACCCCCACGTCATCCCAGAACTTTTCAACGTTCACGAGTTCGGGCCTCCAGTGCGTGTTACCGCACCTTCACCCTGCACAGGGGTAGATCACACGGTTTCGGGTCTACGACCACGTACTTATTCGCCCTATTCAGACTCGGTTTCCCTTCGGCTCCGCCTCATCAGCTTAACCTTGCACGTGAACGTAACTCGCCGGTTCATTCTACAAAAGGCACGCCATCACCCCTAGATCGGGCTCTGACTTCTTGTAAGCGCACGGTTTCAGGTTCTTTTTCACTCCGCTCCCGCGGTGCTTTTCACCTTTCCCTCACGGTACTGCTTCACTATCGGTCGCCAGGAAGTATTTAGCCTTGGCAGATGGTCCTGCCGGATTCCCACGGGGTTTCTCGTGTCCCGCGGTACTCGGGATCCGTCTCGGAGAGAAAGCACTTTCGGCTACAGGGTTTTTACCTTCTGTGACGGGCCTTTCCAGACCTCTTCGCCTAATACTCTCTTTTCTTACTCCATGTGAGACGTCCCACAACCCCTAAGAGCAAGCTCTTAGGTTTGGGCTTCTCCGCTTTCGCTCGCCGCTACTGACGGAATCACTTTTGTTTTCTTTTCCTCAGGGTACTTAGATGTTTCAGTTCCCCTGGTGTGCCTCCAACGACCTATGTATTCAGTCGAGGGTAACTACCCATTACGGTAGCTGGGTTTCCCCATTCGGAAATCTCCGGATCAAAGCTCACTTACAGCTCCCCGAAGCATATCGCTGTTCGTCGCGTCCTTCTTCGGCTCCTGGCGCCTAGGCATCCTCCGTGCGCTCTTATTAGCTTAACCAATGCTCCGAGATATCGATTGCTGTTTCTCCGATGCCCGCTCATTACCAAGCTCCCATCAGAGATGGGCGACAGTAACGCTCGTGCATGAGTCGAACAGAATCGATATCTCTACGCATACATATTAGACACTAGTAAGGCATAGATGATACTACTCTTCTTTCGCGCTTTGTTTCGCTATCCAGTTTTCAAGGTACAAGGTATTAAATTTATTACTGAAAGAGGATTGCTCTTTCAAAACTGAACTTGAGCGTAAGAAACGAATTGCCATCCTGCCTAAGCAGCTATGGACTTTTATAACCCCGAAGGGTTCCTTAGAAAGGAGGTGATCCAGCCGCACCTTCCGATACGGCTACCTTGTTACGACTTCACCCCAATCATCTACCCCACCTTCGGCGGCTGGCTCCCTTGCGGGTTACCCCACCGACTTCGGGTGTTGTAAACTCTCGTGGTGTGACGGGCGGTGTGTACAAGACCCGGGAACGTATTCACCGCGGCATGCTGATCCGCGATTACTAGCAATTCCGACTTCATGCAGGCGAGTTGCAGCCTGCAATCCGAACTGAGACCGGCTTTGTTGGGATTGGCTCCACCTCGCGGTTTCGCAGCCCGTTGTACCGGCCATTGTAGTACGTGTGTAGCCCAGGTCATAAGGGGCATGATGATTTGACGTCATCCCCGCCTTCCTCCGGTTTGTCACCGGCAGTCAACCTAGAGTGCCCAGCTTAACCTGCTGGCAACTAAGTTTAGGGGTTGCGCTCGTTGCGGGACTTAACCCAACATCTCACGACACGAGCTGACGACAACCATGCACCACCTGTCTCCTCTGTCCCGAAGGCCGCCTCTATCTCTAGAGGATTCAGAGGGATGTCAAGACCTGGTAAGGTTCTTCGCGTTGCTTCGAATTAAACCACATACTCCACTGCTTGTGCGGGTCCCCGTCAATTCCTTTGAGTTTCAGTCTTGCGACCGTACTCCCCAGGCGGAGTGCTTAATGTGTTAACTTCGGCACCGAGGGCATGATACCCCCAACACCTAGCACTCATCGTTTACAGCGTGGACTACCAGGGTATCTAATCCTGTTTGCTCCCCACGCTTTCGCGCCTCAGCGTCAGTTACAGTCCAGAGAGCCGCCTTCGCCACTGGTGTTCCTCCACATCTCTACGCATTTCACCGCTACACGTGGAATTCCGCTCTCCTCTTCTGCACTCAAGTTCCCCAGTTTCCAGTGCATCACGGGGTTGAGCCCCGCACTTAGACACCAGACTTA
This portion of the Cohnella abietis genome encodes:
- a CDS encoding ABC transporter substrate-binding protein, encoding MKKTNMVLLVSMIGFVLLITGCSGSKTQIVAPLPQEIVKLRVAGFKAGSEIGAIPELNDRFMKENPTIKVIYEGMPGAQYTKYIRGKFAVNDAPDVIMLHPGLGEVGGYAKAGFIKDLSGEPWVGAFTTAALESVSYEGKVYGIPNDMVVLGVYYNKDIFEKLSLKAPSNWEEFLAVCAALKSSGTTPISIGNNDGWMTLAALFTLGSSLIKDQDFDRKLNAREIKFNGTWNEILEKWYSLDGYGYLTPNSTKVSMDQAQKDFVEGRAGMFINGSWTLAGIVQGNPDFELGMFTMPANPPGEEAIVSVNIGTTWTINNKTNQLEAARKYLDFWSQEQTLRQWAKSQASFLTLQGAKSDSPKELSDISRSIMSGRTKEYLSNWWEQSGDVVNEIMDSAQGVYLHALTIDQMLNNMDSTWDKSTIKGGGSQ